In Thalassotalea sp. Sam97, a single window of DNA contains:
- a CDS encoding XrtA/PEP-CTERM system exopolysaccharide export protein, translating into MSCSGTPTLPPATLYSANTDTADAYNYLIGPGDNLNIFVWRNPEVSGSFLVRPDGRITTSLVEDIKAAGLTPTQLARQIEQRLSVYLREPIVTVTVGGFVGPYSEQIRVIGEAAEPQAINYRQYMTLLDVMISVGGLTEFADGNDATLVRIEDGIQREYRIFIEDLVRDGDIQANVDILPGDIIVIPEAWF; encoded by the coding sequence ATGTCTTGTTCTGGCACACCAACACTACCCCCTGCAACACTATATTCTGCTAATACAGACACCGCTGATGCATACAACTATCTTATCGGTCCTGGCGATAATTTAAACATATTTGTCTGGCGCAATCCTGAAGTATCAGGTTCGTTTTTAGTGCGACCCGATGGCCGTATAACTACGAGCTTAGTAGAAGATATCAAGGCAGCAGGATTGACTCCAACCCAGCTAGCGCGGCAAATAGAACAGCGTTTGTCTGTATATTTACGAGAGCCTATTGTTACCGTTACTGTCGGAGGGTTTGTTGGCCCTTACAGTGAACAAATTCGAGTTATTGGTGAAGCAGCAGAGCCTCAAGCAATAAACTATCGCCAGTATATGACACTGCTTGATGTAATGATTAGTGTAGGTGGCTTAACCGAATTTGCTGATGGTAATGATGCGACGTTAGTGCGTATTGAAGACGGTATACAGCGAGAATATAGAATATTCATAGAAGACTTGGTCAGAGATGGTGATATCCAAGCCAATGTCGATATCCTTCCCGGCGATATCATCGTCATTCCTGAAGCATGGTTTTAA